ACCATTTACTTACTTACGGATAATATACAACATTTCGCTGCAAAAGCAACCGCAGTTTTTTTAAAAATTTCACCATTACAGAAAAGACTTGCGATTTTGTTTCAATAGATATTTCATGCTGAAGTCTGAACATAATCACGTAACTATATTTTGGAGGAGACTTCCATGGGCAATCGCGTCAATCGCGCAGTTGAGTTGCTTGCACAAGATCAACCTATCTATTACACGGGTGCACACACAGGGCATGTGCTTACGTTTGAACAGGGTCAGAATGACGCCAGTACCTGGGCGGATTATATCAATGTGGGTATGGAACACGGGGCTTTTAATCTGGGAGGTCTCGACGACTATATGCGCGGTCTGGTGGGCGGGGGACCTACAAATAGTGGGCACAGGACGCCCGCTGTTATTGTCGAAGCCCCCGTGGAGGGCGCGTCTGAAAATATTGTGCGCTACAATGCCTGGCAGTTTCGGCAGATTCTCGCGCGCGGTGTACACGGCGTTTTGCTCTGTCAGGCGGAATCGCCCGATGCGATACGCGCTTTTGTCGAGTCGTGTCGCTATCCCATTAACAAGATCGGCGTTGGACACGGCCTCAGTACAGGTACGCGAGGCGTGGGATCCGAATCGTCGGCCTCAGCGATATGGGGTGTTAACCGCGATGAGTACATCCAGAAGGCCGATCCCTATCCGCTGAATCCCGATGGCGAGTTGCTGTTGGGCATCAAGATTGAGAATGTGCGCGGCGCGTCCAATATCGAACAGATTCTCAAGGTGCCCGGCATTGGATTTGCCGAAATGGGTCCGGGCGATTTGAGTATGTCGATGGGGTATTTGCACCGTCCAACGCCTTTTTCTCCCGAAATGCAAGAGGTGAGAGATCGAGTGAAGGCAGCCTGTGAAGAAAATGGCGTTGCTTTTCTCGAGGGGGGTAGTCCCGAGACGGTTGCCGCAAAAATAGACGAGGGCGTGCGCGTGGTTTCTGGGGGCAGGGAAGAGATCGCGCGTATTGGACGCGAATATTCAGGCCGCCGCATGCCGGTTTAAAAAAATAGGGCTGTGCGATGTTTGCACAGCCCTGAGTATTCAGTTTAATAGATGCTTAAAATGGATTGCCCTGGCGGGCCAGCTCAAATTTTCGCCAGCCGACTTGTTTGCCATTTTCGAATACTTTTTGTATGGCGTAAAAGGAGGACGGATCGTATTCTCGCCAGACACCTGTTTTCTTTCCCTCCAGATATCGGCCTTCTTCTTTTTTCACACCGTTTCTAAAATAAGATATCCAATTCCCATCTTCCACACCATTTGTCCAGTTGCCTTCTGTTTTTTTCTGTCCGTTGCTGTAAAATGTGATCTCAAGTCCGTCTTGCATGACGCCATTTTTGTATGTGCCCTGCCCGCGCACATTGCCCGCAGCATCGTAATATGTCCAAACGCCAGTGCGGGCACCGCTGTCGTATTGCCCTTCTGCCAGTACGCGGCCGTATTGTTTTATTTGCGTCTGCCCTTCAAATAGTGAGGGCATCTGACACCCGGTTGTGAGTATTCCCACGATAAAAATTGCAATAGAGCGTTTGATCATTTATTTTCTCCTGTGTTGTTCTTTAGATGGACATTTTACTGTAATACAACTAATATACAAAACTGCTTTCATAAGGCAAAGATGAAATGACAAAAGACGTGTTTAATGCTTGCGCGTGCGCATAATATCATACCGGACCTCAACCGCAAAGCGATTGCATTCAACTATCTCTTTATTGTCACAATCGTCCTCTCATCGTAATTTTTATTTTAAAGGTTCGCCCATCGCGGCCTAAAGAGTCCAATATGCTACTTATTGAACTCGGTCAACGCCTTCGCGCTCAGCGGGAACGCCTTGGCCTCAAGCAAAACGACATTGCCAATGCCCTGCAGGTAAGCCCACAGGCCGTTTCCAAGTGGGAAAGGGGCGAAAACGGTCCCGATATTGCTACTCTGGGACCGCTTGCCAAATTGCTCGGCGTTTCTACGGACTGGCTTTTGGATGCACATGGCGAAAATCAAGATGTTTTTGATGCTACTATCTTTACCTCTACCGTTGTCGGTGCATACCAAAAATCATTACAAATGGAGGCGCGAGAGTTTGCAGCCTGGGCAAATGGCATTTTGTTTCAACTGACCGAAGCTGTTTTGCGCCATGATGGCGTTCCGCTCAGATATATGGGAGACGCATTTTTGTGTTTTTTTTCTGGCGTACACCATCAGCTTCGCGCTGCCCAGGCAGCGGCATTTTCCCAGCGGCTTATCAGCGAAGACCTGGTCATTGGCTTGAGCAGCGGTGAGATTTATTTGGGCGCAATGGGGCATCCCGATTACGCCCATCCCGATGTGACAGGAGAAGTGGTCAACATCGCATTTATTGTTCGAGAATGGGCAGAAACAAATGTCCGCAAAGGAATTGCAGCAACGACATCTGTGTCGAACAATCTCGATGAAGTTTTTGATATTTCCCAACCCACAGAAATCAATTTTCGTGGCATCAAGACGCCCATCTCAATTTGCGAGATTAGATAGGCGTATGCCAACCGAGAGAAAGGATGATATATGGCCGATATAGTGTTGCCCGATAGCGCGACGGATATTCAAATTCCCGATTATTCGCATCTGCCCCATAAAGTCGCCGATATGTCTCAGGCAGATTTTGGACGGAAAGAGATTACAATTGCCGAGCGCGAGATGCCCGGTTTGATGGCTGTGCGCGAAAAATACGCAGATCAGAAACCTCTCAAAGGTGCTCGCATAATGGGGTCTTTGCACATGACGATTCAGACAGCTGTGTTGATCGAGTCTCTCAAAGTGCTGGGGGCCGATGTGCGCTGGGCGTCGTGCAATATTTTTTCTACGCAGGATCACGCCGCTGCCGCTATTGCAGAAACAGGTACGCCGGTTTATGCGTGGAAGGGCGAGTCGCTGGAAGAATATTGGGAATGTACTTTGCAGGCACTCAATTTTGTGGAGGGTGGACCGACACTTATTGTCGATGATGGCGGGGATGCAACGCTGCTGGTTCACCGGGGGTATCAGGCTGAAGACGATCCCTCGATTCTCGATGAGCCGACCGATAATCGCGAATTGGAGATTGTCAATGCCGTGCTGAAGCGGCAACTCGAACGCAATCCGCGTTTTTGGCACAATATGGCCACCGATATTCAGGGCGTGTCAGAGGAGACTACAACGGGGGTTCACCGTCTGTATCAGATGCGGGATGAAGGCGTGCTTCTCTTTCCCGCGATCAATGTCAATGATTCGGTGACCAAATCGAAATTCGATAATCTCTATGGCTGCCGCGAGTCGCTCGCCGATGGTATTAAGCGCGCGACAGATGTTATGGTCGCCGGGAAGGTCGTTTGTGTGTGCGGTTATGGCGATGTGGGCAAGGGATGTGCCCAGTCTATGCGGGGATTTGGCGCGCGCGTGTTGGTGACGGAAATCGATCCGATATGTGCTTTGCAGGCGGCGATGGAGGGGTTTGAAGTGACGACTGTGGAAGATGCCCTTTCCGAAGCCAATATTTTTGTTACGACGACGGGCAATACGGATATTATCCGCATTGAGCACATGGAAAATATGCTCGACCAATCCATTGTGTGCAATATCGGACATTTCGACAATGAAATTCAGGTCGATAAGCTGGGTGATTACCCGGGCATTATGCACGAAAATATCAAGCCGCAGGTCGATAAATACACGTTTCCAGATGGGCGTGCGATCTTTTTGCTCGCAGAAGGCCGTCTGGTCAATCTCGGCTGTGCGACCGGGCATCCTTCTTTTGTGATGTCCAATTCGTTTACCAATCAGGTGCTGGCGCAGATGGATCTGTGGGCACAGCAGCGCGAAGTCGGCGTTTATACCCTGCCCAAACACCTCGATGAGGAGGTCGCACGGCTTCACCTTGAAAAGCTCGGTGTAAAGTTGACTGAACTC
The nucleotide sequence above comes from Gemmatimonadota bacterium. Encoded proteins:
- a CDS encoding aldolase/citrate lyase family protein produces the protein MGNRVNRAVELLAQDQPIYYTGAHTGHVLTFEQGQNDASTWADYINVGMEHGAFNLGGLDDYMRGLVGGGPTNSGHRTPAVIVEAPVEGASENIVRYNAWQFRQILARGVHGVLLCQAESPDAIRAFVESCRYPINKIGVGHGLSTGTRGVGSESSASAIWGVNRDEYIQKADPYPLNPDGELLLGIKIENVRGASNIEQILKVPGIGFAEMGPGDLSMSMGYLHRPTPFSPEMQEVRDRVKAACEENGVAFLEGGSPETVAAKIDEGVRVVSGGREEIARIGREYSGRRMPV
- a CDS encoding helix-turn-helix domain-containing protein, yielding MLLIELGQRLRAQRERLGLKQNDIANALQVSPQAVSKWERGENGPDIATLGPLAKLLGVSTDWLLDAHGENQDVFDATIFTSTVVGAYQKSLQMEAREFAAWANGILFQLTEAVLRHDGVPLRYMGDAFLCFFSGVHHQLRAAQAAAFSQRLISEDLVIGLSSGEIYLGAMGHPDYAHPDVTGEVVNIAFIVREWAETNVRKGIAATTSVSNNLDEVFDISQPTEINFRGIKTPISICEIR
- the ahcY gene encoding adenosylhomocysteinase, whose product is MADIVLPDSATDIQIPDYSHLPHKVADMSQADFGRKEITIAEREMPGLMAVREKYADQKPLKGARIMGSLHMTIQTAVLIESLKVLGADVRWASCNIFSTQDHAAAAIAETGTPVYAWKGESLEEYWECTLQALNFVEGGPTLIVDDGGDATLLVHRGYQAEDDPSILDEPTDNRELEIVNAVLKRQLERNPRFWHNMATDIQGVSEETTTGVHRLYQMRDEGVLLFPAINVNDSVTKSKFDNLYGCRESLADGIKRATDVMVAGKVVCVCGYGDVGKGCAQSMRGFGARVLVTEIDPICALQAAMEGFEVTTVEDALSEANIFVTTTGNTDIIRIEHMENMLDQSIVCNIGHFDNEIQVDKLGDYPGIMHENIKPQVDKYTFPDGRAIFLLAEGRLVNLGCATGHPSFVMSNSFTNQVLAQMDLWAQQREVGVYTLPKHLDEEVARLHLEKLGVKLTELTQKQADYIGVSVEGPYKPGHYRY